A part of Citrifermentans bremense genomic DNA contains:
- the rpsL gene encoding 30S ribosomal protein S12 — MPTINQLIRHGRESKGDKSTAPALRSCPQKRGVCTRVYTTTPKKPNSALRKVARVRLTNGVEVTSYIPGVGHNLQEHSVVLIRGGRVKDLPGVRYHIVRGTLDSVGVKGRMKSRSKYGAKRPK, encoded by the coding sequence ATGCCAACTATTAATCAGCTTATTCGTCATGGTCGGGAGTCAAAGGGTGATAAATCCACTGCTCCGGCACTCAGGAGCTGCCCGCAGAAGAGGGGCGTTTGCACCAGGGTTTACACCACAACCCCGAAGAAACCGAACTCCGCACTCCGCAAGGTTGCGAGGGTAAGGCTTACCAACGGCGTTGAGGTGACCTCCTACATTCCGGGTGTTGGTCACAACCTCCAGGAGCACTCCGTCGTTCTGATCAGGGGCGGCAGGGTCAAGGACCTTCCGGGTGTTCGTTACCACATCGTCCGCGGCACGCTCGACTCTGTCGGCGTCAAGGGTCGGATGAAGAGTCGTTCGAAGTACGGGGCCAAAAGACCCAAGTAA
- the rpoC gene encoding DNA-directed RNA polymerase subunit beta' — MEDIFNFFDKPKDPLHFSSIKISISSPDKIRERSFGEVKKPETINYRTFKPERDGLFCAKIFGPTKDYECNCGKYKRMKHRGIVCEKCGVEVIPSKVRRERLGHIDLATPVAHIWFLKSLPSRIGNLMDITLKDLEKVLYFEAYVVTDPKETGLAFGTVFSEDQYQKALEEYNYGFEAGMGAAAIRTCLTSMDLDQLSEQLRIEMQEATSEAKRKKTAKRLKVIEAFKNSGNKPEWMILECIPVLPPELRPLVPLDGGRFATSDLNDLYRRVINRNNRLKRLMELQAPEVIIRNEKRMLQEAVDALFDNGRRGRAIAGPNKRPLKSLSDMLKGKSGRFRQNLLGKRVDYSGRSVIVVGPELRLHQCGLPKKMALELFKPFIYNKLEERGFVTTIKSAKKMVEKEKPEVWDVLEEVIKEHPVLLNRAPTLHRLGIQAFEPVLIEGKAIQLHPLVCTAFNADFDGDQMAVHLPLSVESQVEARVLMMSTNNILSPAHGKPIIVPSQDMVLGIYYMTREKYFAQGEGKIFASPDEVNIAWDAGEIHLQARIKVRMKNLVSDEKPTLIETTTGRVLLRDILPDAVPFATINKVMTKKELSNLVDVCYRLAGNKETVILADKLKAIGFRYAAKAGISISINDMVIPEGKSAIITRATEEVQEIQNQYTEGLITDGERYNKVIDIWAKSTEDIAKEMLDNLSRDTILDPEGKEVKVPSFNAIHMMADSGARGSAQQIRQLAGMRGLMAKPSGEIIETPITANFREGLTVLQYFISTHGARKGLADTALKTANSGYLTRRLVDVAQDAIITEADCGTIDGLTVSSLTEGGEVIEHIGDRILGRVALDDILDPVTGDVLVPANEEIDETLVAKIEAAGLEKVKIRSVLTCESRRGICAKCYGRDLARGHLVNRGEAVGVIAAQSIGEPGTQLTMRTFHIGGTASRRAEQTALEARNEGFAKFININYVTNSEGHHIVMNRNGELAIVDETGREREKYGVVYGAKIKVSPEEKVTQGQSVAEWDPYTMPILTEIAGRVKFGDVIEGVTMEEQVDEVTGLSRKVIIETRDADKRPRITIKDESGKTAKIGENLLARYYLPVGSNINVLEDTEVNAGDVIAKIPRETTKTKDITGGLPRVAELFEARKPKDFAVITEIDGVVAFGKDAKGKRKVLVTPELGEPKEYLIPKGKHISVHEGDHVRAGEALMDGSSNPHDILRVLGQKELAKYLVDEVQEVYRLQGVKINDKHIETIVRQMLRRVRVKDVGDTNLLIDDQIERWVFEEENEKAMEKGGRPATAESLLLGITKASLSTESFISAASFQETTKVLTQASIEGKVDSLRGLKENVIMGRLIPAGTGLALYRNLRMVAEEPVIIPEPVEPEDEEIYEEEA, encoded by the coding sequence TTGGAAGACATTTTTAACTTTTTCGATAAGCCGAAGGACCCGCTCCACTTCTCTTCCATCAAGATCTCGATCTCCTCGCCGGACAAGATCCGCGAGCGTTCCTTCGGGGAAGTGAAGAAGCCGGAAACCATCAACTACCGTACCTTCAAGCCGGAGCGCGACGGCCTGTTCTGCGCCAAGATCTTCGGACCGACCAAGGACTACGAGTGCAACTGCGGCAAGTACAAGCGCATGAAGCACCGCGGCATCGTCTGCGAGAAGTGCGGCGTCGAGGTCATCCCGTCCAAGGTGCGCCGCGAGCGTCTGGGTCACATCGACCTGGCCACCCCGGTGGCACACATCTGGTTCCTGAAGTCGCTCCCGTCCAGGATCGGCAACCTGATGGACATAACGCTTAAGGACCTCGAGAAGGTGCTCTACTTCGAGGCCTACGTGGTGACCGACCCGAAGGAAACCGGCCTTGCCTTCGGCACCGTCTTCTCCGAGGACCAGTACCAGAAGGCGCTCGAAGAGTACAACTACGGCTTCGAGGCCGGCATGGGTGCTGCGGCAATCCGCACCTGCCTCACCTCGATGGACCTGGACCAGCTCTCCGAGCAACTCCGCATCGAGATGCAGGAGGCGACTTCAGAGGCCAAGCGCAAGAAGACCGCCAAACGCCTCAAGGTAATCGAGGCGTTCAAGAACTCCGGCAACAAGCCCGAGTGGATGATCCTCGAGTGCATCCCGGTCCTGCCGCCGGAGCTCCGCCCGCTGGTTCCCCTCGACGGCGGCCGCTTCGCTACCTCCGACCTGAACGACCTGTACCGTCGCGTCATCAACCGCAACAACCGGTTGAAGCGCCTGATGGAGCTGCAGGCCCCCGAGGTCATCATCCGCAACGAAAAGCGCATGCTGCAGGAGGCTGTCGACGCGTTGTTCGACAACGGCCGCCGCGGCCGCGCCATTGCAGGCCCGAACAAGCGCCCGCTGAAGTCCCTCTCCGACATGCTCAAGGGAAAGAGCGGCCGCTTCCGCCAGAACCTCCTCGGCAAGCGTGTCGACTACTCCGGCCGTTCCGTTATCGTCGTCGGCCCGGAACTGCGCCTGCACCAGTGCGGTCTGCCGAAGAAGATGGCTCTGGAGCTCTTCAAGCCGTTCATCTACAACAAGCTCGAGGAGCGTGGCTTCGTCACCACCATCAAGAGCGCGAAGAAGATGGTGGAGAAGGAGAAGCCGGAGGTCTGGGACGTTCTGGAGGAGGTAATCAAGGAACACCCGGTCCTCTTGAACCGCGCCCCGACCCTGCACAGGCTCGGCATCCAGGCGTTTGAGCCGGTCCTGATTGAGGGTAAGGCTATCCAGCTCCATCCGCTGGTCTGCACCGCCTTCAACGCCGACTTCGACGGCGACCAGATGGCGGTCCACCTCCCCCTCTCCGTAGAGAGCCAGGTGGAGGCGCGCGTCCTCATGATGTCCACCAACAACATCCTGTCGCCGGCGCACGGCAAGCCGATCATCGTGCCGTCGCAGGATATGGTTCTCGGCATCTACTACATGACCCGCGAGAAGTACTTCGCCCAGGGTGAAGGTAAGATCTTCGCCTCTCCGGACGAGGTGAACATCGCCTGGGATGCAGGCGAGATCCACCTGCAGGCGCGCATCAAGGTGAGGATGAAGAACCTCGTCTCCGACGAGAAGCCCACCCTGATCGAGACCACGACCGGCCGCGTGCTTCTGCGCGACATCCTGCCGGACGCGGTGCCTTTTGCGACCATCAACAAGGTCATGACCAAGAAGGAGCTCTCCAACCTGGTGGACGTCTGCTACCGTCTGGCCGGGAACAAGGAGACGGTCATCCTCGCCGACAAGCTGAAGGCGATCGGTTTCCGCTACGCGGCCAAAGCCGGTATCTCCATCTCCATCAACGACATGGTCATCCCGGAAGGAAAGTCGGCCATCATCACCCGCGCGACGGAAGAGGTGCAGGAGATCCAGAATCAGTACACCGAGGGTCTCATCACCGACGGCGAGCGCTACAACAAGGTCATCGACATCTGGGCGAAATCCACCGAGGACATCGCGAAAGAGATGCTGGACAACCTCTCCCGCGACACCATCCTCGATCCGGAAGGCAAAGAAGTGAAGGTCCCCTCCTTCAACGCGATCCACATGATGGCCGACTCGGGCGCAAGGGGTAGCGCACAGCAGATCCGCCAGCTGGCAGGGATGAGGGGACTCATGGCCAAGCCTTCCGGCGAGATCATCGAGACCCCGATCACCGCGAACTTCCGCGAGGGTCTCACCGTGCTCCAGTACTTCATCTCCACCCACGGCGCACGTAAGGGTCTGGCCGATACCGCGCTCAAGACGGCGAACTCCGGTTACCTCACCCGCCGTCTGGTCGACGTCGCCCAGGACGCCATCATCACCGAGGCGGACTGCGGCACCATCGACGGGCTCACCGTCTCCTCCCTCACCGAGGGGGGCGAGGTCATCGAGCATATCGGCGACCGCATCCTCGGCCGCGTGGCGCTCGACGACATCCTCGACCCGGTCACCGGCGACGTGCTGGTCCCGGCCAACGAGGAGATCGACGAAACCCTGGTGGCGAAGATCGAGGCCGCCGGCCTCGAGAAGGTCAAGATCCGCTCGGTGCTCACCTGCGAGAGCCGCCGCGGCATCTGCGCCAAGTGCTACGGCCGCGACCTGGCACGCGGACACCTGGTGAACCGCGGCGAGGCGGTCGGCGTCATTGCCGCCCAGTCCATCGGCGAGCCGGGCACCCAGCTCACCATGCGTACCTTCCACATCGGTGGTACTGCTTCCAGGCGCGCCGAGCAGACCGCGTTGGAGGCGAGGAACGAAGGCTTCGCCAAGTTCATCAACATCAACTACGTCACCAACTCGGAAGGGCACCACATCGTCATGAACCGCAACGGCGAGCTCGCCATCGTGGACGAGACCGGGCGCGAGCGCGAGAAGTACGGTGTCGTCTACGGCGCGAAGATCAAGGTCAGCCCGGAAGAGAAGGTCACCCAGGGGCAGTCGGTCGCCGAGTGGGACCCGTACACCATGCCGATCCTCACCGAGATCGCCGGCCGGGTCAAGTTCGGTGACGTCATCGAGGGTGTCACCATGGAGGAGCAGGTCGACGAAGTCACCGGCCTCTCCAGGAAGGTCATCATCGAGACCCGCGACGCCGACAAGCGTCCGCGCATCACCATCAAGGACGAAAGCGGCAAGACGGCCAAGATCGGCGAGAACCTCCTGGCACGCTACTACCTCCCGGTGGGCTCCAACATCAACGTGCTGGAAGACACCGAAGTGAACGCAGGCGACGTGATCGCCAAGATCCCGCGCGAAACCACCAAGACCAAGGACATCACCGGTGGTCTGCCGCGCGTAGCCGAACTGTTCGAGGCGAGAAAGCCCAAGGACTTCGCGGTCATCACCGAGATCGACGGCGTGGTTGCTTTCGGCAAGGACGCCAAGGGCAAGCGCAAGGTCCTGGTCACCCCGGAACTGGGCGAGCCGAAGGAATACCTCATCCCCAAAGGGAAGCACATCAGCGTCCACGAAGGGGACCATGTCCGCGCCGGCGAGGCGCTCATGGACGGCTCATCCAACCCGCACGACATCCTGCGCGTACTGGGTCAGAAAGAGCTGGCCAAGTACCTGGTCGACGAGGTCCAGGAGGTGTATCGACTCCAGGGCGTCAAGATCAACGACAAGCACATCGAGACCATCGTACGTCAGATGCTGCGCCGCGTAAGAGTCAAGGATGTCGGCGACACCAATCTGCTCATCGACGATCAGATCGAGCGCTGGGTCTTTGAGGAAGAAAACGAAAAAGCCATGGAGAAAGGCGGGCGTCCTGCAACGGCTGAGTCACTGCTCCTTGGCATAACGAAGGCGTCGCTTTCTACCGAGTCATTTATTTCTGCTGCTTCCTTCCAGGAAACAACAAAAGTATTGACACAAGCTTCCATAGAAGGTAAGGTTGATAGTCTTCGCGGTCTCAAAGAGAACGTGATTATGGGCCGCTTGATCCCGGCGGGAACGGGATTGGCTCTTTACCGCAACCTGCGCATGGTTGCTGAGGAGCCAGTAATCATTCCGGAGCCAGTTGAACCGGAAGATGAAGAAATCTACGAAGAAGAAGCCTAG
- the rpoB gene encoding DNA-directed RNA polymerase subunit beta, with protein sequence MAYSIANNPLLRKNFAKIHKIIDIPNLIDIQKNSYKRFLQLDTPVDARKNSGLEAVFRSVFPIRDFSDTASLEYVSYSLGAPKYDVEECHQRGMTFAAPMKVKVRLVVWDVAKDPGTRSIRDIKEQEVYFGEIPLMTDNGTFIINGTERVIVSQLHRSPGVFYDHDKGKTHSSGKVLYSARVIPYRGSWLDFEFDHKDILYVRIDRRRKMPATVLLKALGYSNDALINYFYKSEEVKVGENGAMTKLADAELLSNQKATADIVDPATGEVILKANRKFTKAALRKMTEHGIKEIPISEEEVVGKVASHDIYDPATGEILVECNEEISQAKLEEMIQKGITSFQVLFIDNLHVTSSFRDTILIDKIGSTDEALIEIYRRLRPGDPPTLKSALVLFENLFFNAERYDLSAVGRLKLNYKLGVDVPLDCMTLTREDILEVVRYLIELKNGKGNIDDIDHLGNRRVRAVGELLENQYRIGLVRMERAIKERMSLQEVENLMPHDLINSKPVSAVVKEFFGSSQLSQFMDQTNPLSEVTHKRRLSALGPGGLTRERAGFEVRDVHPTHYGRVCPIETPEGPNIGLIASLSTYARINEHGFVETPYRVVRDGRVTDEVRFFSALEEEGHAIAQANAEIDETGRFAADYISARKSGEFVLVGRDELELMDVAPMQLVSVAASLIPFLENDDANRALMGSNMQRQAVPLLRADSPLVGTGMERVVARDSGVSLVARHNGVVESVDASRIVVKIDEDQYDATGTGVDIYNLIKFARSNQNTCINQRPLVKVGDHVTSGDIIADGPSTDMGELALGQNVLIAFMPWGGYNYEDSILISERLVKDDRYTSIHIEEFEAVARDTKLGKEEITSDIPNLGEETLKDLDESGIIRIGAEVRPGDILVGKITPKGETQLSPEEKLLRAIFGEKAGDVRDTSLRVPPGVEGTVIGAKIFSRKGADKDARTEIIEKAEEMRLRKDEQDEIRIIRDSAIGKLKKLLVGKTAAVKIEGADGKVLIPKGAAITEEMLKSFSMDRWDEISIADDDTVDEKVAQTLSTLNQQIDIIKYVFDDKVQKLRRGDDLPPGVIKMVKVYIAIKRKLQVGDKMAGRHGNKGVVSRILPEEDMPYMEDGRPVEIVLNPLGVPSRMNVGQILEMHLGWAAKGLGWKIEEFLEKNAPHDEIRSFLKGAYDNPDMDRFLDKLEGEELLNVAKRLKRGVPMSSPVFEGASEDSIQSMLTHAGFSTTGQVTLYDGKSGDKFMHKVTVGIMYFLKLHHLVDDKIHARSIGPYSLVTQQPLGGKAQFGGQRLGEMEVWAMEAYGAAYALQEFLTVKSDDVAGRTRMYEAIVKGKHTLEPGLPESFNVLIKELQSLGLDVELLEGDED encoded by the coding sequence ATGGCTTATTCAATCGCGAATAACCCCCTGTTGCGCAAGAACTTCGCCAAGATCCACAAGATCATCGACATACCGAACCTCATCGACATCCAGAAAAATTCCTACAAGAGATTCCTCCAACTCGACACTCCCGTAGACGCACGCAAGAACTCCGGCCTCGAGGCCGTTTTCCGCAGCGTGTTCCCGATCAGGGACTTCAGCGACACCGCCTCGCTTGAGTACGTTTCGTATTCGCTGGGCGCGCCGAAGTACGACGTGGAGGAGTGCCACCAGCGCGGGATGACCTTTGCGGCCCCGATGAAGGTGAAGGTGAGGCTGGTAGTGTGGGATGTGGCGAAGGACCCCGGTACCAGATCGATCCGCGACATCAAGGAGCAGGAGGTTTATTTCGGCGAAATCCCGCTGATGACCGACAACGGGACCTTTATCATAAACGGCACCGAGCGCGTCATCGTGAGCCAGCTGCACCGCTCTCCGGGCGTGTTCTACGACCACGACAAAGGGAAGACCCACTCCAGCGGCAAGGTGCTCTACTCCGCTCGCGTGATCCCGTACCGCGGCTCGTGGCTTGACTTTGAATTTGACCATAAAGACATCCTTTATGTCCGCATAGACAGACGCCGCAAGATGCCGGCCACCGTGCTCCTCAAGGCGCTCGGCTACTCCAACGACGCGCTGATCAACTACTTCTACAAGTCCGAGGAAGTGAAGGTCGGCGAAAACGGCGCCATGACCAAGCTCGCCGACGCTGAGCTTCTCTCCAACCAGAAGGCGACCGCGGACATCGTGGATCCTGCTACCGGCGAGGTGATCCTCAAGGCGAACCGCAAGTTCACCAAGGCGGCGCTCAGGAAGATGACCGAGCACGGGATCAAGGAGATCCCCATCTCCGAGGAGGAGGTGGTTGGAAAGGTCGCCTCGCACGACATCTACGATCCCGCCACCGGCGAGATCCTGGTCGAGTGCAACGAGGAGATCTCCCAGGCGAAGCTCGAGGAGATGATCCAGAAGGGGATCACCTCCTTCCAGGTGCTCTTCATCGACAACCTGCACGTCACCTCCAGCTTCCGCGACACCATCCTGATCGACAAGATCGGCTCCACCGACGAGGCGCTGATCGAGATCTACCGCCGTCTGCGTCCGGGCGATCCCCCGACTTTAAAGAGCGCGCTGGTCCTCTTCGAGAACCTGTTCTTCAACGCGGAGCGCTACGACCTCTCCGCCGTCGGCCGCCTGAAGCTCAACTACAAGCTGGGCGTGGACGTGCCGCTTGACTGCATGACGCTCACCCGCGAGGACATCCTCGAGGTGGTGCGCTACCTGATCGAGCTGAAAAACGGCAAGGGCAACATCGACGACATCGACCACCTGGGCAACCGCCGTGTCCGCGCCGTGGGCGAGCTCCTGGAAAACCAGTACCGCATCGGCCTGGTCAGGATGGAGCGCGCCATCAAGGAGCGCATGTCTCTCCAGGAAGTCGAGAACCTGATGCCGCACGACCTGATCAACTCCAAGCCGGTCTCCGCGGTGGTGAAGGAGTTCTTCGGTTCCTCGCAGCTCTCGCAGTTCATGGACCAGACCAACCCGCTCTCCGAGGTCACGCACAAGCGTCGTCTCTCGGCTCTCGGACCGGGGGGCTTGACCCGCGAGCGCGCAGGCTTCGAGGTCCGCGACGTACACCCGACCCACTACGGCCGCGTCTGCCCGATCGAAACCCCTGAGGGTCCGAACATCGGTCTCATTGCGTCGCTCTCCACCTATGCGCGGATCAACGAGCACGGCTTCGTCGAGACGCCGTACCGCGTGGTCAGGGACGGGCGCGTCACCGACGAGGTCCGCTTCTTCTCGGCTCTCGAAGAGGAAGGGCACGCCATCGCCCAGGCCAACGCCGAGATCGACGAAACCGGGCGCTTCGCAGCCGACTACATCTCGGCGAGGAAGTCCGGCGAGTTCGTCCTCGTCGGCCGCGACGAACTGGAGCTCATGGACGTGGCCCCGATGCAGCTCGTTTCCGTCGCTGCATCGCTGATCCCGTTCCTCGAGAACGACGACGCAAACCGCGCGCTCATGGGTTCCAACATGCAGCGTCAGGCAGTGCCGCTTCTGCGCGCCGACTCCCCGCTGGTCGGTACCGGCATGGAGCGCGTCGTGGCGAGGGACTCCGGGGTCTCTCTGGTCGCCCGTCACAACGGCGTGGTTGAATCGGTCGACGCCTCCAGGATCGTCGTCAAGATCGACGAGGACCAGTACGATGCGACCGGCACCGGCGTCGACATCTACAACCTGATCAAGTTCGCCCGTTCCAACCAGAACACCTGCATCAACCAGCGGCCGCTGGTCAAGGTAGGCGACCACGTCACGTCCGGCGACATCATCGCCGACGGCCCCTCCACCGACATGGGCGAACTGGCGCTGGGACAGAACGTGCTTATCGCCTTCATGCCGTGGGGCGGCTACAACTACGAGGACTCCATCCTCATCTCGGAGCGCCTGGTAAAAGACGACCGCTACACCTCGATCCACATCGAGGAGTTCGAGGCCGTCGCCCGCGACACCAAGCTCGGCAAGGAGGAGATCACCTCCGATATCCCGAACCTGGGCGAAGAGACCCTGAAGGACCTGGACGAGTCCGGCATCATCAGGATCGGCGCGGAAGTCCGTCCGGGCGACATCCTGGTCGGCAAGATCACTCCGAAGGGCGAGACCCAGCTCTCCCCGGAAGAGAAACTCTTGCGCGCCATCTTCGGCGAAAAGGCGGGCGACGTGCGCGACACCTCGCTGCGCGTGCCGCCGGGGGTCGAAGGGACCGTTATCGGCGCCAAGATCTTCTCCCGCAAGGGCGCCGACAAGGACGCCCGTACCGAGATCATCGAGAAGGCCGAGGAAATGCGCCTGCGGAAAGACGAGCAGGACGAGATCCGGATCATCCGTGATTCGGCTATCGGCAAGCTGAAGAAACTGCTGGTGGGGAAAACCGCCGCAGTGAAGATAGAAGGGGCCGACGGCAAGGTGCTGATCCCGAAAGGGGCGGCCATCACCGAGGAGATGCTGAAATCCTTCTCCATGGACCGCTGGGACGAGATCTCCATCGCCGATGACGACACCGTCGACGAGAAGGTAGCCCAGACCCTCTCCACGCTGAACCAGCAGATCGACATCATCAAGTACGTCTTCGACGACAAGGTGCAGAAGCTGCGCCGTGGCGACGACCTTCCGCCGGGCGTCATCAAGATGGTCAAGGTCTACATCGCCATCAAGAGAAAGCTCCAGGTCGGCGACAAGATGGCCGGCCGTCACGGCAACAAGGGCGTCGTCTCCAGGATCCTCCCCGAGGAGGACATGCCGTACATGGAAGACGGTCGTCCGGTCGAGATCGTGCTGAACCCGCTGGGCGTTCCTTCCCGTATGAACGTCGGGCAGATCCTGGAAATGCACCTCGGCTGGGCCGCCAAAGGCCTGGGTTGGAAGATCGAGGAGTTCCTTGAGAAGAACGCTCCGCACGATGAGATCCGGAGCTTCCTGAAGGGTGCCTACGACAACCCCGACATGGACCGGTTCCTCGACAAGCTGGAAGGGGAGGAACTCCTCAACGTGGCGAAGCGCCTGAAGCGCGGCGTCCCGATGTCGTCGCCGGTATTCGAAGGGGCGAGCGAGGATTCGATCCAGTCGATGCTGACCCACGCCGGCTTCAGCACCACCGGGCAGGTCACCTTGTACGACGGCAAGAGCGGCGACAAGTTCATGCACAAAGTCACGGTCGGCATCATGTACTTCCTGAAGCTGCACCACCTGGTCGATGACAAGATCCATGCGAGGTCCATCGGACCCTACTCGCTGGTCACCCAGCAGCCGCTGGGGGGCAAGGCCCAGTTCGGTGGGCAGAGGCTCGGGGAGATGGAAGTCTGGGCCATGGAGGCCTACGGCGCCGCTTACGCGCTGCAGGAATTCCTCACCGTCAAGTCCGACGACGTGGCCGGCCGCACCAGGATGTACGAGGCGATCGTCAAAGGGAAGCACACCCTCGAACCGGGTCTGCCGGAATCGTTCAACGTCCTCATCAAGGAACTCCAGTCCCTTGGCCTCGACGTGGAACTTCTGGAAGGCGACGAGGACTAG
- the rplL gene encoding 50S ribosomal protein L7/L12 has protein sequence MAITKEEVISFIENMSVLELANLVKELEEKFGVSAAAPVAVAAAGPAAGPAESAEEKTEFDVILKSAGANKIAVIKVVRGLTSLGLKEAKDLVDGAPQPVKTGISKEEAADAQKQLVEAGAEVEVK, from the coding sequence ATGGCTATCACCAAAGAAGAAGTAATCAGCTTCATCGAAAACATGTCCGTACTCGAACTTGCTAACCTCGTGAAAGAGCTCGAGGAGAAGTTCGGCGTTTCCGCAGCAGCTCCGGTTGCTGTCGCTGCTGCAGGCCCGGCTGCTGGCCCGGCTGAGTCCGCTGAAGAGAAGACCGAGTTCGACGTCATCCTGAAATCCGCTGGCGCCAACAAGATCGCAGTCATCAAGGTCGTCCGCGGCCTGACCTCCCTCGGCCTCAAAGAAGCCAAGGACCTGGTCGACGGCGCACCGCAGCCGGTCAAGACTGGCATCTCCAAAGAAGAAGCTGCTGACGCACAGAAGCAGCTGGTCGAGGCAGGCGCAGAAGTGGAAGTGAAATAA
- the rplJ gene encoding 50S ribosomal protein L10, with the protein MNKENKQELVAEMHDKLQRAQAVFLADFRGMNVGQATELRNELRKANAEYKVVKNTLLEIASKGTDKEGLNPYYAGPTAIALCYDDPVAAAKVLSRFNKENTNPFTLKAGVLTGKTINVADIQALADLPSREVLIAKMLGSMQAPASNFVRVLAAVPGGFVRALDAIRAQKEA; encoded by the coding sequence TTGAATAAGGAAAACAAACAAGAACTTGTTGCCGAGATGCACGACAAGCTCCAGAGGGCCCAGGCGGTCTTTCTCGCGGATTTCCGCGGGATGAACGTCGGCCAGGCCACCGAGCTCAGAAACGAGCTCAGGAAAGCGAACGCCGAGTACAAGGTCGTCAAGAACACCCTGCTCGAGATCGCTTCCAAAGGGACCGACAAGGAAGGGCTCAACCCCTACTACGCCGGCCCTACGGCTATCGCTCTTTGCTACGACGATCCCGTCGCAGCGGCCAAGGTGCTGTCCCGCTTCAACAAGGAAAACACCAACCCGTTTACCTTGAAAGCCGGCGTGCTCACCGGCAAGACCATCAACGTGGCTGACATCCAGGCCCTGGCGGACCTGCCGAGCCGCGAAGTGCTTATCGCCAAGATGCTGGGCAGCATGCAGGCACCGGCAAGCAACTTCGTACGCGTTCTGGCAGCAGTCCCGGGCGGCTTTGTACGCGCGCTGGACGCGATCCGCGCACAGAAAGAAGCCTAG
- the rplA gene encoding 50S ribosomal protein L1 — translation MSMSKKLKEARAKVDRTKTYPLADGLELVKGAAFAKFDETVDLVVKLGVDPRHADQMVRGAVVLPNGLGKDVRVLVFAKGEKEKEAREAGADFVGADDLVAKIQGGWFEFDTAIATPDMMGVVGKIGKLLGPRGLMPNPKVGTVTFDLARAIKESKSGKVEFRVEKAGIVHAPVGKVSFGADVLKQNVVALVEALQKAKPAAAKGTYMKKVSVSSTMGPGVNIDLADISAILK, via the coding sequence ATGTCTATGTCAAAGAAGCTTAAAGAGGCTCGCGCCAAGGTCGACAGGACCAAAACCTATCCCCTCGCGGATGGCCTTGAGCTGGTTAAAGGCGCGGCATTCGCCAAGTTCGACGAGACCGTCGACCTCGTGGTGAAGCTGGGCGTCGATCCCCGTCACGCAGACCAGATGGTCCGCGGCGCAGTGGTGCTCCCGAACGGCCTGGGCAAGGACGTGCGCGTCCTCGTTTTCGCCAAGGGCGAGAAGGAGAAGGAGGCCCGCGAGGCCGGCGCCGATTTCGTGGGCGCCGACGACCTGGTCGCCAAGATCCAGGGCGGCTGGTTCGAATTCGACACCGCCATCGCTACCCCGGACATGATGGGTGTGGTCGGCAAGATCGGTAAGCTCCTCGGTCCCCGCGGCCTGATGCCGAACCCGAAAGTCGGCACCGTGACCTTCGACCTGGCCCGCGCCATCAAGGAATCCAAGTCCGGCAAGGTCGAGTTCCGCGTCGAGAAGGCTGGTATCGTCCACGCCCCGGTAGGGAAGGTCTCCTTCGGTGCCGACGTGCTGAAGCAGAACGTGGTCGCCCTGGTGGAAGCCCTCCAGAAAGCGAAACCGGCTGCTGCCAAGGGCACCTACATGAAGAAGGTCTCCGTATCTTCCACCATGGGCCCCGGCGTCAACATCGATCTCGCTGACATCAGCGCGATCTTGAAATAA
- the rplK gene encoding 50S ribosomal protein L11: MAKKITGYIKLQVPAGKANPSPPIGPALGQHGVNIMEFCKAFNAKTQADEGTITPVVITVYADRSFTFITKTPPAPVLIKKALGLQSGSAVPNKTKVGKLTKDQVREIATKKMPDLNAASLEAAMKTIEGTARSMGVEIV, encoded by the coding sequence ATGGCGAAAAAAATCACCGGTTATATAAAGCTGCAGGTACCCGCAGGAAAGGCTAACCCCTCTCCCCCGATCGGTCCCGCACTCGGTCAGCACGGCGTCAACATCATGGAGTTCTGCAAGGCTTTCAACGCGAAGACCCAGGCCGACGAGGGTACCATTACCCCGGTCGTCATCACCGTCTACGCCGACAGGTCCTTCACCTTCATCACCAAGACCCCGCCGGCTCCGGTCCTCATCAAGAAGGCTCTCGGCCTCCAGAGCGGCTCCGCGGTCCCCAACAAGACCAAGGTCGGCAAGCTCACCAAGGACCAGGTCCGCGAGATCGCTACCAAGAAGATGCCCGACCTCAACGCCGCGAGCCTTGAGGCTGCCATGAAGACCATCGAAGGCACCGCGCGCAGCATGGGCGTTGAAATAGTTTAA